One part of the Mariniflexile litorale genome encodes these proteins:
- a CDS encoding RNA methyltransferase, which produces MLSKSQIKLITSLKQKKYRQQHGFFVVEGVKTIKELLRSRLELHALYTTESFNIDAKDEVLITETDLKRISFLTTPNTALAIFKIPLPKPIEFTGLIVAIDAVRDPGNLGTIIRLCDWFGVKNLVCSNETVDCFNPKVIQATMGSITRVAVNYVDLAEFLKSINLPIYGAFMDGENVYTEPLPENGVLVMGNEANGISKEVEAIITDKISIPRFGDLQATESLNVATATAILLSEFRRK; this is translated from the coding sequence ATGCTCTCTAAAAGCCAGATAAAATTAATAACGAGTTTAAAGCAAAAAAAATATAGACAGCAGCATGGTTTTTTTGTTGTTGAAGGTGTTAAAACAATAAAAGAACTGTTGCGATCTCGTTTAGAACTTCATGCGTTATATACGACAGAATCATTCAATATTGATGCCAAAGATGAAGTTTTAATTACTGAAACCGATTTAAAGCGTATTAGCTTTTTAACAACACCTAATACGGCATTAGCTATTTTTAAAATACCTTTGCCAAAACCTATAGAATTTACTGGACTTATTGTAGCTATTGATGCGGTTAGAGATCCAGGTAATTTAGGAACTATTATAAGATTGTGTGACTGGTTTGGTGTAAAGAATTTGGTGTGTAGTAACGAAACGGTAGACTGTTTTAATCCAAAAGTTATTCAAGCTACTATGGGTTCTATCACAAGAGTGGCTGTTAATTATGTTGATTTGGCTGAATTTTTAAAGTCTATTAATTTACCAATCTATGGAGCTTTTATGGATGGAGAAAATGTTTACACGGAACCATTACCTGAAAATGGTGTTTTGGTTATGGGTAATGAAGCTAATGGCATATCAAAAGAAGTGGAGGCTATTATTACAGATAAAATATCCATTCCAAGATTTGGCGATTTACAAGCCACTGAAAGTTTAAATGTAGCTACCGCCACCGCTATTTTATTGAGTGAATTTAGAAGGAAGTGA
- a CDS encoding porin family protein, which translates to MKYFTAFITCLLISQISNAQLFRKEKVTYDANQGSGSTDNDLLRWGYFLGINNYDFNFDYNEDLRDIYVKRSPGFSVGLIGNLRINEFLDLRLEPGLLITTRELYYSQTYFQGTTVTPSDLIREVKSTYIHLPLLLKISTKRVNNFKPFIVGGFSTALNLSSNEENPNDNSNGQFRTTKNNIFYELGFGIDFYLYNFKFTPSIRGLFGINDELVRDEDPNSPWTSNVNSMKSRGVFVNFTFQ; encoded by the coding sequence ATGAAGTATTTTACTGCATTCATCACATGTTTACTTATTAGTCAAATCTCTAACGCGCAGTTATTTAGGAAAGAAAAGGTAACCTATGATGCAAATCAAGGAAGCGGCTCTACCGATAATGACTTATTACGCTGGGGGTATTTTTTAGGAATAAATAATTACGATTTCAACTTTGATTATAATGAAGATTTACGCGATATTTATGTGAAACGAAGCCCAGGCTTTAGTGTTGGTTTAATAGGAAATTTACGCATCAACGAATTTTTAGATTTACGCTTAGAACCTGGTTTATTAATTACAACAAGAGAATTGTATTATAGCCAAACCTATTTTCAGGGCACAACAGTTACCCCATCCGATTTAATTCGGGAAGTAAAATCTACATATATACACTTACCTTTATTATTAAAAATTTCAACCAAACGTGTCAATAATTTTAAACCCTTTATTGTGGGTGGTTTTTCAACAGCATTAAACTTATCAAGTAATGAAGAAAACCCAAACGACAACTCAAATGGGCAATTTAGAACTACCAAAAACAATATATTTTACGAACTAGGCTTTGGTATCGACTTTTACTTATACAACTTCAAATTTACACCATCTATTCGAGGGCTTTTTGGAATTAATGATGAGCTTGTACGTGATGAAGATCCAAATAGTCCTTGGACTAGCAATGTAAATAGCATGAAAAGTAGAGGCGTTTTTGTAAATTTCACGTTTCAATAA
- a CDS encoding DUF3995 domain-containing protein — MVLGIIHFNWLMGGEFGFSESLPTKENGERVLNPKKIDSAIVGIGLIAFGIFYLLKSGFIDYNSPEWIMKYGSWIIPIIFLLRAIGEFKYVGFFKSIKKTDFGKLDTELFSPLCLIIGILGIIIQLME, encoded by the coding sequence ATGGTACTTGGAATCATTCATTTCAATTGGTTAATGGGAGGTGAATTTGGATTTTCGGAATCGTTACCAACCAAAGAAAATGGAGAAAGAGTATTGAATCCAAAAAAAATTGACAGTGCTATAGTTGGAATTGGACTTATAGCATTCGGAATTTTTTATCTTCTTAAATCTGGGTTTATTGATTATAATTCACCTGAATGGATTATGAAATACGGAAGTTGGATAATTCCAATAATATTTCTTTTACGAGCAATAGGAGAATTTAAATATGTTGGTTTTTTTAAAAGTATAAAAAAAACTGATTTCGGAAAACTGGATACAGAACTCTTTTCTCCTCTATGTTTAATAATCGGAATATTGGGAATAATAATTCAACTTATGGAATAA
- a CDS encoding DUF2911 domain-containing protein → MKKSTFITMISFVLTLLVSTNINAQDFAKLDKSPMDAASFPTSYKDANKLIKIVYSRPQLNGREVSDLAKNGEVWRTGANEAAELTLYRDMKLGSKTIKTGTYTFYVIPGDKEWTAIVSKDLNVWGSYFYKEANDVARLNVPVTSGDALDAFSIAFTEDGNTIKMHLGWGTIRVVVPFTK, encoded by the coding sequence ATGAAAAAATCAACCTTTATTACCATGATTAGTTTTGTGCTAACTTTATTAGTTTCGACTAACATCAATGCACAGGATTTTGCTAAGTTAGATAAAAGTCCAATGGATGCGGCTTCATTTCCAACAAGCTATAAAGATGCCAATAAACTTATTAAGATTGTTTATAGTAGACCACAATTAAATGGACGAGAAGTTAGTGATTTGGCTAAAAACGGTGAAGTATGGCGTACAGGTGCTAATGAAGCTGCGGAGTTAACACTATACAGAGACATGAAATTAGGAAGTAAAACTATAAAAACAGGTACTTATACTTTTTATGTGATTCCAGGTGATAAAGAATGGACAGCGATTGTTAGTAAAGATTTAAACGTTTGGGGTTCTTATTTTTATAAGGAAGCAAATGATGTAGCACGTTTGAACGTTCCTGTTACATCAGGAGATGCACTTGATGCCTTTTCAATTGCTTTTACCGAAGATGGAAATACCATAAAAATGCATCTAGGCTGGGGAACTATTAGAGTTGTTGTTCCTTTTACAAAATAA
- a CDS encoding helicase HerA-like domain-containing protein, translated as MDKKEAFFNYITEGNVCKGEFISVGAAMLSGETIPNALVNIPLKTLNRHGLIAGATGTGKTKSLQVLAENLSDKGIPVLLMDIKGDLSGIAHASPGHPKIDERHAQIGLPFEAKSFPVEILTLSEQDGVRLRATVSEFGPVLLSRILDLSDAQSGVVAVIFQYCDDNKLPILDLKDFKKILQYATQEGKAEFDEAYGRISTASTGAILRKIVELEQQGADLFFGETSFDVDDLLRVDNSGRGYINILRLTDIQDRPKLFSTFMLSLLAEIYSTFPEQGDSDRPELVIFIDEAHLIFNEASKALLNQIESIVKLIRSKGVGLYFVTQNPTDVPEAVLSQLGLKIQHALRAFTAKDRKAIKLTAQNYPDSEYYNTVEVLTSLGTGEALVSALDEKGRPTPLAATMMRAPMSRMDILSDEELKTLNSKSKLVKKYNETIDRESAYELLNKKIEQSEAEEAKEKARLEKEALEKAQSKQRSTTSRRKSTAMNPIIKVLTSATFIRSVFGILTKVMKK; from the coding sequence ATGGATAAGAAGGAGGCTTTTTTTAATTATATCACCGAAGGGAATGTTTGTAAAGGTGAATTTATATCTGTTGGTGCTGCCATGCTAAGTGGTGAAACCATACCCAATGCTTTAGTGAATATTCCTTTAAAAACACTCAATCGTCATGGTTTAATAGCTGGTGCCACAGGTACAGGAAAAACAAAATCGTTACAGGTGCTGGCTGAGAATTTAAGCGACAAAGGAATTCCTGTATTGCTCATGGATATTAAAGGGGATTTAAGTGGTATTGCACATGCTAGTCCTGGACATCCCAAAATTGATGAACGCCATGCTCAAATTGGCTTGCCGTTTGAAGCCAAAAGTTTTCCTGTTGAAATTTTAACATTATCTGAACAAGATGGAGTACGTCTTAGAGCAACTGTTAGCGAATTTGGTCCAGTTTTACTATCCAGAATTTTAGACTTATCGGATGCACAATCGGGTGTTGTAGCTGTTATTTTTCAATATTGTGACGATAACAAACTTCCTATTCTCGATTTAAAAGATTTCAAAAAAATATTACAATACGCTACTCAAGAAGGTAAAGCAGAATTTGATGAGGCCTATGGACGTATTTCAACCGCTTCCACAGGTGCTATTTTACGCAAAATAGTAGAATTAGAACAACAAGGTGCCGATTTGTTTTTTGGAGAAACCTCGTTTGACGTAGATGATTTATTACGTGTAGACAATAGCGGAAGAGGTTATATTAATATTTTAAGATTAACCGATATTCAAGATCGACCCAAGTTATTCTCAACATTTATGTTGAGTTTGCTTGCCGAAATATATTCCACATTCCCAGAACAAGGAGACAGCGACCGACCTGAATTAGTGATTTTTATAGACGAAGCACATTTAATTTTTAATGAAGCTTCCAAGGCTTTACTTAATCAAATTGAAAGCATCGTTAAATTAATCCGTAGTAAAGGTGTTGGTTTGTATTTTGTAACTCAAAATCCAACCGATGTACCCGAAGCTGTGTTGAGTCAGTTAGGTTTAAAAATTCAACATGCTCTTAGAGCCTTTACTGCTAAAGATAGAAAAGCTATAAAATTAACTGCACAAAATTATCCCGATTCCGAATATTATAATACGGTTGAAGTATTAACATCGCTTGGAACAGGAGAAGCGTTGGTTTCCGCTCTTGATGAAAAAGGACGCCCAACGCCTCTCGCAGCTACCATGATGCGGGCGCCCATGAGTAGAATGGATATCTTATCTGATGAGGAATTAAAAACCTTGAATTCAAAATCGAAATTAGTCAAGAAATACAATGAAACTATAGACCGAGAAAGTGCTTACGAACTACTTAATAAAAAAATAGAGCAATCTGAAGCAGAAGAAGCAAAAGAAAAAGCTAGATTAGAAAAAGAAGCTCTTGAAAAAGCCCAATCAAAACAACGTTCTACAACTTCTAGAAGAAAAAGTACAGCAATGAATCCTATTATTAAAGTACTTACCAGTGCCACTTTTATTCGTAGCGTTTTTGGTATTTTAACTAAAGTGATGAAGAAATAA
- the ubiE gene encoding bifunctional demethylmenaquinone methyltransferase/2-methoxy-6-polyprenyl-1,4-benzoquinol methylase UbiE, with protein sequence MSKIKPYKNSDLGKKEQVTKMFDTISGDYDGLNRVISFGIDIKWRKKVVKLVRESNPNTILDIATGTGDLAINLAETNATKIVGLDISSGMLEIGKEKIKKKALDTKIEMILGDSENMPFEDNSFDAITVAFGVRNFETLENGLKEIYRVLKPNGVFVILETSIPTKFPYLQGYKFYTKNILPLIGKLFSKDRSAYKYLCESASLFPYGEALNNILRKIGFINVEDFPQTFGVATIYKSSK encoded by the coding sequence TTGTCGAAAATTAAGCCTTACAAAAACAGCGATTTAGGGAAAAAAGAACAAGTAACTAAAATGTTTGATACTATTTCTGGAGATTACGACGGATTAAACCGTGTTATTTCTTTTGGAATTGATATTAAATGGCGCAAAAAAGTAGTTAAATTAGTTAGAGAAAGCAACCCAAATACTATTTTAGATATTGCCACTGGAACGGGCGATTTAGCTATTAATTTAGCAGAAACAAACGCTACTAAAATTGTGGGCTTGGATATAAGCAGTGGCATGCTTGAAATTGGTAAAGAAAAAATAAAAAAGAAAGCATTAGACACTAAAATAGAGATGATTTTAGGCGATAGTGAAAACATGCCTTTTGAAGACAACAGTTTTGATGCTATTACCGTAGCTTTTGGTGTACGTAACTTTGAAACTTTGGAAAATGGACTCAAAGAAATCTACAGAGTATTAAAACCTAACGGAGTGTTTGTTATTTTAGAAACCTCAATACCTACAAAATTTCCTTACTTGCAAGGTTATAAATTTTACACCAAAAATATTTTACCTTTAATAGGTAAGCTATTTTCTAAAGACAGAAGTGCTTATAAATATTTATGTGAATCGGCGTCTCTTTTTCCTTATGGTGAAGCTTTAAACAATATTTTGCGTAAAATTGGGTTTATTAATGTTGAAGATTTTCCGCAAACTTTTGGTGTTGCGACAATTTATAAATCGTCAAAATAA
- a CDS encoding potassium transporter TrkG translates to MKLNYKIIFHFLGLLLVFNGGFMLLSSLVSYIYNDGVTLQIFFAGLFTIIVGMVTMLLTTKHKKEINKREGYIVVAFGWVVMSLSGTLPYVLTDSIPNFTNAFFETMSGYTTTGASILNDIEVMPEGILFWRSTTHWIGGMGIIVLAIAILPLLGIGGMQLFAAEAPGPSGDKLHPRITDTAKRLWLIYFGYTAAETLLLKWAGMSFFDAINHSMATLSTGGFSTKNASVAYWNNQPIIQYIIILFMFLAGSNFVLSYFAFKGKVQKIIKDEEFKLYFKFVVVFTIIAALVIYFQADMSKSTINHPMVWGKGESVFRHALFQVLSVITTTGFISADYTLWTPFLVVFFFGLMFLGGSAGSTAGGVKVVRHLILIKNGFLEFKRTLHPNAIVPVRYNNKAINRFIVFNVLAFFILYMLSFIVGALVFSMFNIDFESAIGLSASSLGNVGPALGDFGPVNNYAALPPLAQWWSSFLMLIGRLELFTVLILFTPFFWRNR, encoded by the coding sequence TTGAAACTTAACTATAAAATCATTTTTCATTTTTTGGGGTTATTACTCGTGTTTAACGGTGGTTTTATGCTATTGTCATCGCTTGTAAGTTATATTTATAATGATGGTGTTACATTGCAAATATTTTTTGCAGGTCTTTTTACTATCATAGTTGGTATGGTAACCATGCTTCTTACCACAAAGCATAAAAAAGAAATAAACAAACGTGAAGGTTACATTGTAGTGGCTTTTGGTTGGGTTGTTATGTCTTTGTCTGGAACGTTGCCGTATGTGTTAACAGATAGTATCCCGAATTTTACGAATGCGTTTTTTGAAACCATGTCTGGGTATACGACCACGGGTGCATCTATTTTAAATGATATAGAAGTAATGCCAGAAGGCATCTTGTTTTGGCGAAGTACTACGCATTGGATAGGGGGTATGGGTATTATTGTACTCGCCATTGCTATTTTACCATTATTGGGTATAGGAGGGATGCAGCTTTTTGCTGCCGAAGCTCCAGGACCTAGTGGCGATAAACTACACCCTAGAATTACAGATACAGCCAAACGTTTGTGGCTTATTTATTTTGGATACACTGCAGCTGAAACTTTGTTGCTTAAATGGGCAGGTATGTCTTTTTTCGATGCCATAAACCACTCTATGGCAACTTTATCTACAGGTGGGTTTTCAACAAAAAATGCAAGTGTAGCTTATTGGAATAATCAGCCAATTATCCAATACATAATCATACTATTTATGTTTTTGGCAGGTTCAAACTTTGTATTAAGTTATTTTGCATTTAAAGGAAAAGTTCAAAAAATAATTAAAGATGAGGAGTTTAAACTCTACTTTAAGTTTGTGGTTGTTTTTACCATTATAGCAGCACTTGTTATTTATTTTCAGGCAGATATGTCAAAATCGACCATAAACCACCCTATGGTTTGGGGTAAAGGCGAAAGTGTTTTTAGGCATGCTCTGTTTCAAGTATTATCTGTTATTACAACTACGGGTTTTATAAGTGCAGATTATACCTTATGGACGCCTTTTTTGGTGGTTTTCTTTTTTGGACTCATGTTTCTTGGTGGCTCTGCTGGTAGTACAGCGGGGGGAGTAAAAGTAGTACGTCACTTAATACTTATTAAAAATGGGTTTCTTGAGTTTAAACGAACCCTTCACCCGAATGCTATCGTGCCAGTAAGATATAATAATAAAGCCATAAATAGGTTTATTGTATTTAACGTGTTGGCATTTTTTATACTGTATATGCTATCGTTTATTGTAGGAGCTTTGGTGTTTTCTATGTTCAATATAGATTTTGAATCGGCCATAGGTTTGTCCGCTTCCAGTTTAGGTAATGTAGGGCCTGCACTTGGTGATTTTGGACCAGTAAATAACTATGCCGCGTTACCACCTTTGGCACAATGGTGGTCATCATTTTTAATGCTTATAGGACGATTAGAATTATTTACGGTACTTATTTTATTCACCCCATTCTTCTGGCGGAATAGGTAG
- a CDS encoding 7-carboxy-7-deazaguanine synthase QueE, whose translation MNKELLSLVNKGEMLPLMEEFYTIQGEGFHKGTAAYFVRIGGCDVGCHWCDVKESWNANLHPPTAISKIVENAKKYSNTIVVTGGEPLTWNMTPLTTQLKAEGLQIHIETSGAYKLTGVWDWICLSPKKMKLPTKEVYAKAHELKVIIYNKDDFRFAEEQAAKVNEECILYLQPEWSKRDKVIPEIVDYVMTNPKWKVSLQTHKYLNIP comes from the coding sequence ATGAATAAAGAGCTATTAAGCTTAGTTAATAAAGGTGAAATGTTACCATTAATGGAAGAGTTCTACACCATACAAGGTGAAGGCTTTCATAAAGGAACTGCTGCCTATTTTGTTAGAATAGGTGGTTGTGATGTGGGGTGTCATTGGTGCGATGTAAAAGAAAGTTGGAATGCTAATTTACATCCACCTACAGCTATTTCAAAAATTGTTGAAAATGCAAAAAAATACAGTAATACCATAGTGGTTACAGGTGGTGAGCCTTTAACTTGGAATATGACACCGCTTACTACACAATTAAAAGCAGAAGGATTACAAATACATATTGAAACCTCTGGAGCTTATAAATTAACAGGCGTTTGGGATTGGATTTGTTTATCTCCCAAAAAAATGAAACTTCCTACTAAAGAAGTTTATGCAAAAGCTCATGAACTTAAGGTAATTATATATAATAAAGACGATTTTCGCTTTGCGGAAGAACAAGCAGCCAAAGTAAATGAAGAATGTATTTTGTATTTACAACCAGAGTGGAGCAAACGCGATAAAGTAATTCCAGAAATTGTAGATTATGTGATGACAAACCCAAAATGGAAAGTATCACTACAAACACATAAATATTTAAATATTCCTTAA
- a CDS encoding AraC family transcriptional regulator, whose amino-acid sequence MKLHLLDRSTINSSSFSVKMHHEPHFIKTWHYHPELELIFVIKSLGTLFVGDGIEKFEDGDLVLIGENLPHMWLNDEIFFEKNTLLKTKAIAIHFKNDFLGVPFFETPEMFHLLKLFKKSCYGIKFKNVNTKLTKRIKKILLLEGFEKILALLKILHELAKHKDYKLLSSAGFLNTFQQTENKKLDKIYEYLFKNFAQPISLNAVADIANMNASAFSRFFKKMHNKTFSKYLNELRIGYACKLLITNKYNVSRVCYESGFNNISNFNRQFKSIMDLTPSQYLEKFKNF is encoded by the coding sequence ATGAAACTCCATTTATTAGATCGAAGTACTATCAATAGCAGTTCTTTTTCTGTGAAAATGCACCATGAACCTCATTTTATAAAAACATGGCATTACCATCCAGAATTAGAATTGATTTTTGTTATAAAAAGTTTAGGAACTCTTTTTGTCGGTGATGGCATTGAGAAATTTGAGGATGGTGATCTTGTTTTAATAGGTGAAAATTTGCCTCATATGTGGTTAAATGATGAAATTTTTTTTGAGAAAAATACGTTACTTAAAACCAAAGCCATTGCAATACATTTTAAAAATGACTTTTTAGGTGTTCCGTTTTTTGAAACTCCAGAAATGTTTCACCTACTTAAACTTTTCAAGAAATCTTGTTATGGTATCAAATTTAAAAATGTAAATACTAAATTAACTAAAAGAATAAAAAAAATATTACTTCTTGAGGGTTTTGAAAAGATACTAGCTTTACTTAAAATACTACATGAGTTAGCAAAACATAAAGACTATAAATTATTGTCTAGTGCTGGTTTTTTAAACACTTTTCAACAGACAGAAAATAAAAAACTAGATAAAATTTATGAATATCTTTTTAAGAATTTTGCACAGCCTATTTCTTTAAATGCTGTAGCAGATATAGCTAATATGAATGCTTCTGCTTTTAGTCGTTTTTTTAAAAAAATGCATAACAAAACATTTTCGAAGTATTTGAATGAGTTGAGAATTGGATATGCATGTAAATTATTAATTACAAATAAATACAATGTTTCTCGTGTTTGTTACGAGTCTGGTTTTAATAATATATCAAATTTTAACAGGCAGTTTAAAAGCATTATGGATTTAACACCTTCACAATATTTAGAAAAATTCAAGAATTTTTGA
- the trkA gene encoding Trk system potassium transporter TrkA, translating to MKIIIAGAGEVGFHLAKLLSYESQEITLIDPNKVSLAHADTHLDIRVIRGDATSIAILKESRVNTCDLFIAVTSSETTNITICVLAKQLGAKKTIARISNTEFIHHKEEVGFTKFGIDELISPEALAASEIELSLKQSSFNENYEFENGALTMAGLTLSRSASFVGKTVKEAAQIFPELHFVPIAIQRFGTQYTIIPRGDTKFKRGDNVVFITSEGGGDELCRLTGKPNKALKNVMILGGSQIGFKTARDLSEKGFNVKLLEGNRDRAFELAEVLSKVLVINSDGRNVDLLEEENIRDMDAFIAVDANSETNIMSCLVAKSKGIKKTIALVENMDYFELSHSIGIDTLVNKKLLAANNIFRYIRRGEVVAMTKLNNLNAELLEFQVNGTSAVCNKTIKSIDFPRSAIIGGVIRDGVGMIALGDFKIQEGDRVVVCCLLKSIKRVEKLFL from the coding sequence ATGAAAATAATTATTGCAGGGGCTGGTGAAGTAGGATTTCATTTGGCTAAGTTATTATCTTACGAATCTCAAGAAATTACTTTAATAGACCCCAACAAGGTAAGTTTAGCCCATGCCGATACTCATTTAGATATTCGAGTTATAAGAGGAGACGCTACGTCTATTGCTATTTTGAAAGAATCGCGTGTTAACACGTGCGATTTGTTTATAGCTGTAACATCAAGTGAAACGACTAACATTACCATATGTGTGCTAGCAAAGCAATTGGGAGCTAAAAAAACCATTGCTAGAATTTCCAATACCGAATTTATACACCATAAAGAAGAAGTAGGGTTTACAAAGTTTGGAATTGATGAGTTAATTTCACCCGAAGCCTTAGCAGCATCAGAAATTGAGTTATCATTAAAACAGTCGTCCTTTAATGAAAATTACGAGTTTGAAAATGGAGCACTTACTATGGCTGGGTTAACATTGTCTAGATCGGCATCATTTGTTGGGAAAACGGTTAAAGAAGCTGCCCAAATTTTCCCGGAATTACATTTTGTACCCATTGCTATCCAGCGGTTTGGTACCCAATATACCATTATTCCTCGTGGAGATACGAAGTTTAAACGTGGTGATAATGTGGTGTTTATAACATCGGAAGGTGGTGGTGATGAACTTTGCAGGCTTACGGGAAAACCAAACAAAGCCTTAAAAAACGTAATGATTTTAGGTGGAAGTCAAATAGGGTTTAAAACCGCTAGAGATTTAAGTGAAAAAGGGTTTAATGTAAAACTGTTAGAGGGTAATAGAGATAGAGCATTCGAACTTGCAGAAGTTCTATCAAAGGTTTTGGTTATTAATAGCGACGGACGTAATGTGGATTTGCTAGAAGAAGAAAATATTAGAGACATGGATGCCTTTATTGCCGTTGATGCAAATTCGGAAACTAATATTATGTCTTGTTTGGTGGCTAAATCTAAAGGTATAAAAAAAACCATTGCTTTAGTTGAAAATATGGATTATTTTGAACTCTCGCATTCTATAGGAATTGATACTCTCGTAAATAAAAAGTTGTTAGCGGCCAATAATATTTTTAGATATATACGTCGCGGTGAAGTTGTTGCCATGACCAAACTTAATAATTTAAATGCAGAATTATTGGAGTTTCAAGTAAATGGTACATCGGCAGTATGTAATAAAACAATTAAATCGATTGATTTTCCTAGGTCTGCTATTATTGGTGGTGTGATAAGAGATGGTGTTGGTATGATTGCTTTAGGTGATTTTAAAATTCAAGAAGGCGATCGTGTGGTGGTATGCTGTTTACTTAAATCTATAAAAAGAGTGGAAAAATTATTTCTTTAA